The nucleotide sequence CCTTCATTCACAGCGCGGAGACCGGGGCCCGAGGTCAGGCTCCAGGCCATCCACCCCCCCCCTGCCGTGCTCCCACTCACCGCAGCCGCCACTGCCGTGTAGCCCCCCAGCCGCAACTCCATGGCTCTCGGTGCCTTGCTGGGCCCTCCGACGGCAGGCGACAGGCATGCGCCAGCCAGGGGCTTCCCCGCTCTGCCCGCTCTGCCCGCCTGCTCTGCCCCAAACCGCGCAGAGGAGCCTGCCTcaggggagggggtcagggcgGGGCCCCCAGCCCACGCAGCCTGCCCCTGTGCACCTGAGCTCACCTGAGGCGGCCCGGGGACAGCAAGGTGTACACAGGACACGGCTGCATCCAGGTCCCCACACCTGGGTCCTAGCCGCAACCCTGAGACTACCACTTCCAGGTGAAGGGACTTCCCTCCTTCGGGcctcagccctcagccctccCTCAGCCATGAGGGGTTGGGCCAGAACTACACAGGAGAGAGACCCAGCCTCCCCAGATACTACCTGGGTGTGGGTACGGGACCCTCCGCTGGAGGGGGGTTCTAGGGGGCATTCTCCCTAGAACCTGAGACACACCGCCTACCCCGGCATGAGCTTATGGGGACTGCCCCCAGGGCGGGGCCCTCTGAGGCACCTCGTGGGAGGGAGCACTTCATGGGGGGTCTAGGGTGGACCTCGGGGCTGAGGCAGGGGGTGAGGTTGATCTTGAGGTGCTCCTCTGGTCACCTCTAACCCTGTTAATTCACTAAGGCTCTTCCACAGTCTCCTCCAGTGGTGCCCTCCCACAGACGGAGAGGGACAGGAGCGAGACGCGCCTGCCCCAGAGCGCAAGTGCTCGTGAGTCAGGAAAGGGGTGGGTTCCAAAAGCAAAGGACTCCTTCCAGTAGTATATACAAGTCTTTATAAAAGAAtcaaaagctcaataaatatgcCACTTTACACAGAGCCGAACCCAAGCCTGGGGTGGCCAGTGGgactgggagggaggaaggccagGCCAGGGGAACAAACACCCCAGCCGGGGCCGGACgaaggggggggtgggaagggccaCCCTGGAGCCCAGCGCAGAAGACCGGAGCCGGCGACTTCAGGGAGCAGCGAGCAAGGGACCCTGTGGGGTGGACAGGTTAGTGAAGGTGGCCTTGTGGGGGGTCCTGAGGAAGGACTGCAGCCTGGGCCTGGAGCTGAACACTCCTCCACTTCCAACCAGTCTGGCAAAGTGCAAATCAGGGGTCCTGCCCCCACGCTCTGGCGCCCGCGTGCACAGGCAGCAGCTAGAGCTGTGGGACCGGGATGCCCCAGGAGGCATGCTGTCTGCCGTCTCGTGGTCAGTGGCACCCTTGGGGGCCTCCCTCTGCTCAGACCTCCCTgtaggagaggggaagggagagacagtCCTTCCTTGGCTGATGCCCCTCGGAGGGGCTCTggccaccctccctgccccactggaATCCTTAAGCCCCTTCCCCAGTGCCCACCGTAGACACTGTCATGCAAGCTCTGGAGCAggcccccatccccatcccttaATGCCACATGGTCCCAGCCATGAGAGTGCCCCCACCCATTCCTGAGGCTCAGCGCCCCCAATGCCAGCACACCGGGCCACCGGCCCGCCACCCCAGGCCACTCACGAGGCAGTGAGCGTAGAGTTAAGCAGCAGGGTGGTCCTGATCCGGTACAGCTGGGCTAGCGTCAGCTTCCGGTGCTGGGCAGAGATCCCCGGGGGGTGCTCGGGCTGGACCCTGGGCGAGGCCCCCAAGGGCAGTTCTTTGCTCCTCCTGGCGGGCCTTTCAGGCTCCCCAGCCAGGCAGCTGGTTCTGCCCTCCAGCTCCAATGGCACGGGGCCACGGCCAGGGCTGGGTGTCCCCCGGTGAACCCAGCTGGGCCCAGCTTCCTGAGGGGAACCCTGAGTCCTTGTGCTGGGGACTGTAACAGCCAAGCAGAGTTCTGACAGACTACGGCTGGGGGCTGGAGGCGCTCCACAGGTGGTGGTCCCTGACAGCAGCTGGAGGAGGCTGGCCTCAGATCTGGACTTGAGTAGGTGGGGCAGGCGGGGCAGCAGCTGAACAGGGGTGCGGCGGCGGAggcggggagagggtgggggtgaaggggctTGTGGCAAATCTGGGGGTCGGGGCACTGGCTCCGCCATAGGGGCTGGGGTCACAAAGTcctgcagggaggtgggggagagggtgccATAGGCTGAGTCCATGGAGCAGGAGCGGCCATCCGCCGAGCCCAGGGGCAGCAGCTCACTGGTGGGCGTGACAGAGGATGCAGTGGTGCTGACAGAGGTCTCGTCCGACTGGGAGCTGAAGGGGCCACCCTCAAACTCAGGAGAGGACAACGGCTCCCCAGGCTCCACTACAACCAGGGCCAGGGTCTCGGTCGAGCCATCTGAGGCACTGTGGAGCCAGGAGGTGACCGTCAGCCCAGCCACGGAGGTGGCCTGGGGCAGCCCATGCCCAGCACGCAGAGGTCTATagcctctgccctccctgagcCTGAGGCTCAGCGCAACATGTGGCCCACCAGCCGGATCTCCTGCCTCCTGGGCCCGTGACACAGATACCACGGCTGGCGGCCGCCCCCCCCCGTACCCCCTCCAGCTGGCTAGCTTAAGGATCCTCAgctcagccctccctcccccccagccaGCACTAGAGGGTCAGAGTTGGCACTCAAGCTGAAAACCTTTTGCCATCCCCGCCTGGACTCTGGTGGGAGACAGAGCCGTCTCCCCCAGATGGGGGTCACCGCATGACGCCATtcagaggaaggggtgggggctgggccctGGCCAGTGTCAGAGGCCTTGGGGTCAGGAGTGCTGGGCCGGAGCACCTGCCCTGCTCTGGCCGGCCGGGTGGGCCCCGGCGAGCATACCAGTGCTGGGAGCTGAGACTGGTGCTGCTCTTGCGCAGGATGGTGGGGGAGCTGGTGGCAGAAGCGCTActctcccccccttcctcctcctcttcctcctcctcgtcatcgtcctcctcctcctccaggctctGCAGGTGCTGCTGGCCGCCGGGGTGCTCCTGGGCACGCAGCTGCTGCAGCTGGTtctgcgggggggcggggagggggctgtggaCAGCAGCCTCACCAGGGCACCCCGTCCATCCGCCCACCCGCCCGCCACTCAGCTCTCACCTGGGCATTGTAAATGGCGTCCACCCAGCCACGGCACAAAGCCTGGCCACTGGCCTGGAACGTGTAGGCGCCCACAGCACTGTGGAACTCGTTCAGGTAGATGAGGAGAAAGGAACCTGGTGAGGAGGGGCTTGCATCAGCGTCAGCCAGGACCAGAGCCCCTGCCCGCCACAGCCCCTGGCCAGCAGCAGGGCCAGGCTCCTCACCAGGGTCTCGCAGCTCTCGGCACACAATCTTGTCCACCAGCAGTGGTGGCCGGATGACCTTGGTCCTCTCAGCCCTCTTCACTGCCTTGGTCACCAAGAGTAGGTCCGTAAAGAGGAAGCAGTACACGTCCatctgggggggggaggggcggcaaGGGGAGCAGGCAAGGCCAGGGAtcagggccagggtcctgggacctcAGCCTGTCTGCTGTGACAACCTCTCTTGGGCGGGGCCCTGCACAAGCTCTTCCTTACTGCACTCTAGTGATGTCGCTGGGGGCACTCAGATTTTGTCAAACaccttccctgctccctgcctcccaagAACctgagaataaaattaaaatgaacaaaggggcgcctgagtggctcagttcattaagcgtctgcctttggctcaggttatgatcccggggtcctgggatccagccccgcatcaggctccctgctccatgcagagcctgcttctccctctgccccttcacctgctcgtgctctctctctctctctctcaaataaataaaatcttaaaaaaaaattaaaatgaagaggaagatggTATTCCTTCAAGGAGCTATGCACTtggaatttatttcaataaaaagtttacattaaagaaaaaagggcATCTatgatttgtgattttaaaaccacaatttgggggcacctgagtggctcagtcagttaagcatccaactcttggttccagttcaggtcataatcccggggtcctgagatcgagccccgcatcgggctctacactcagtgtaaagtctgctctccctctccccactcgcatgcactctttctctctctctcaaatcaatcaatcaatcaatcaatcaatcaatctttaaaaccGTAATTTGCAGGCTCTGGGTTATGCACCTGGGATTAATAGCTCTCAGGAGCAAGGCTCTGGGCTGTTCCTGACCTGCTCTTGGAatgcaccccctccctcccatcagGAGCCCTTATGGCACCAGCAAGTGGGCAAGCCCAGCCCCCGACCTGCTGTGCTCTTGCTGCCACATCTGTAAAGAGTAAACTGCAGGCAGATCATCAGCCCTCACATGACCACAAAGCCGTTCCTTCTTGAACTGCCACCCAACTGACAGGGCAGCTGAGAACCACTAACTAGGGCCCAGAGGGTTCTCAGGAAAGAGTGGTCCAAACCcacagggcaggagggggtggggaaggggccctgggggtgggtggCCCCTAGAGTCACCTTGCTGTCCTTCCCCTCCTTCATCCTCAGGCTCCCCTCCAGCAGCAGCTGTCGTGTCTCCTCAGGGGAGGCGCCAGGGATGGGTGCTGTCAGGTCTAGATGCAGAAACTCCTTCAGGAGCTGGCgatgggtgggggggcagggggtggggggtagagagGTCAGGGTCTGACTCCCGTTCTCGGCTAGGCATCCTCAAGCGAGATTCCCAGCACAGCCCTGTTTCTGCCAATTTGGCCCTTCCTCCGTTCCAGCAGGGCCAGGGGTCCCCCACCTTGTCCACCTCGTCATTGCTGCCCTCCACCACCTCGTAGGCGTCGATGCGGCTCCCCACGGCCGCCAGTCGCTGCCGCTCCTGCCGCTGCCGCATGCACGCGTTCACGTGGTGGATGAAGCGCTCCACCGAGTCGATCTGGGGGCGGGGGACGGACGGCGGTGGGTTCAGGCCCCGGGTCTGGGAGGGGCCGCGAGCCGCGGAGGcaccccgcccgccgccccggtTACCATGGTGATGACGGCCTCCTTGGCGCGCGGCTCGTCTGTCTTCCTCAGCACGGACTTGAGCAGCAGCGGGTACTTGGTGAGCCGCTGGTGGGGCTTGGCCAGCATGTCGTTCAGCTTCAGCCGTTGGCACTGCTGGTGCTTCTCGGCCCACTGCGGCGCAGGCGGGGGTGGGGCTCAGGGCATGCCCCGCCCCCTGGCTCTAGACCCCGCCCGCCGCGCACCTGCTGCCCTGGTGGGCCCACAggcccgcgcccccgcccgcccTCACCGTGACGTAGGCCCGGAAGAGCTCGTTGTCGCGCAGCAGGCCGCGCATGTACTCCATGCAGCCCTCCTCCTCCATGCAGTATCGGATGTAGGGCTTGAACAGGGAGCCAAACTGGCCCGGGACGGAACAGGCACGGTTACCGCGCGCTCTCCGCGGCCAGGCCCCGCGCCGGGAGCTTCACCAGCCCTGTCTTACTGCACTTCCGCGACCACCCCAGGGTGTGGCAAGTGTATCACCCCCGTGTCCAAACCGAACTCCCGCGAAAGTGACCGCCCTCCACCAGGTAGGAAAGGCAGATGGCCGGGTGGGGCTCAAACCCGGGCGACCGACTCGGAATTCTTTGCCTTCGACCACTAGGGGTCGTGTGGGGCCACTGGCCGGacggggggtcgggggggggagCTGGGGGTGATGGGCAGTTGGGATCGGCGCCCCAGCCCTGACGCAGTGTCCCCGCCGGTGTTCGGCCCGGCTCGTACCATCTTGAAGCCTCTGAGGAAGTCCCCGGGCTGCAGCAGCGCCCGCGTGCGCCGCGCCTTCTCCAGCACCGGCGCCATCACGCTGGTCCACAGTCCGCGGTGCAGCCGCGCGATCTCCGGGATGTTGCTGAACAGGCGTTCGGCCTCCACCTGAGCGGGGCGGGAGGTGCGCTCGGCCCCGCCCTCAGCCCCGCCCCCGACGACAGGCCCCGCCCCACCGGTCCCTACCCTCTCATCAGCACCGGGGCCCCAGGCCTCGCCTCACCTCGCACAGCAGCCCCGACTCTTGCAGGTTCAGGAGGCAGCAGAGGAACAGCTGTGGGGACAGGGAGCACGGCAGCTGGGGGGCGTTCCAGTCCCGACGCCCCACCCAGACTCTTTGGctcccctctaccccttccccctcccaggaGACCCTGAAGCAGCCTGGGACAGAGACGGTTCACGCCTTCAGAAAAGGCCCAGCCTCCATGGCCCACCTGGGGGTCAGCCTGTCCTGTCCCCACCTGGAGGGAAATCTCTGGCAGACGGGCCTTGCAGTGCCACCTGgagctctcccctccctctctgccctgaaACCCTCCGAGTTTCAACGAAGGGGTTTTCCTTGAACCCCAAGCCCAGGATAGGTACCCTCCCTAGGATGAAgtacacacgcacacgcacacgcacgcacgcacagaCCCTGCCTCCACATCCAGGGTGTGGCTGCTGGACACCTGGTACACAGCAGGTGTTCAGGAATAGTcactgaataaatgagtgaaagcaTGAGCCTAGTGTTCATCCAGCCAACTCCGCACACTTGCCCATAGTCCCCTGCAGGTGCCTGGCCTGTGGGAAtcacctgctcctcctcctccctggggcgcagcccttccccctttcctccccctgTTCCTTCTGCAAAGCCCCAAGCTCTGCTGGGCAGGGTGGCTCTGGGCCGGGTGCAGTCCCACACTCACGTTGGTGATCACCCTCAGTTTCTTAATGTAGGAGGCCTCTGTGTGCAGAAGCTCCCACACGGCCTCCTGCTGGTGGCACTGCCTCCGGGTCAGCTTCTGCAGGAAGTGCAGGGGGTCGGCCAAGGGTTCTAGAGTATGCCCGGATGACCAGGAAGGGGGCGCGCAACCTTGCAGGCCACCTCCTTTTCCCGGTGGGAACACGGAGGTCCCCCAAGTTCTGGGCCCTCCTCTGCCACCAAAACAGCCAAGTGGCACGCTGCATGttccttgcctcagtttccccacattgAGTCAATGATGACAGCAGCCTGGCAGGGCTGTCCCACAGAGCATCCTGTCACGGGGTCCTTGCAAGGGCCCCATGAAATGGGGAGAAGCGTCCCCCTCTCCCTggcggggagggtgggagggagggctgcAGAGGTACCGACCTCATGCCCCTCTCcctggcggggagggagggagggagggctgcagAGGTACCGACCTCATGCCCGTCAATGAGCTCCCGCCAGCTATCCTCCAGCCGCAGGCAGGcatcatcttcctcttcctcctcatccccctcttcctcccatgAGTCGTGGTCGAAGCGCAGCCTGCGGGGCAGCCTGGGCAGCCCGAAGAGGCCATAGGCATGCAGCTTGCCCTCCAGCTGCTCCATCTTGTCCACCTCCTGGAAGGAGACCCGTGGTTGGGGTCAGGGGACAGGGCCAGCCAGCcgccctgccccagggcccccccGGGGACCACATACCCGGCCATAGGTGCTGGCACTGGGGCCCGAGCTGAAGAAGCCACTGAAGCGACTGGCTGCCCGGTTCTTCCAGCTGTCACTGCTGCCACTGGGCAGAGAACAGCCTGAAGGCGTGGGGGCCTCCTGGCCAGGGATGCTCATCTCCCCCAGGAACTCCGACATGTTCTTTCGGCGGCGCCCAGGGGCCTGGCCGGCGAGGGTGATCAAGGCCAGGCCCACCCTGGCTCCCACAGCCCCACCCCACGGCGGGTTTCCTAGACCTCCGGCAAGCTTGAGATGTGGGAGGgtctctgcacccccaccctgggATGCCACCTCTTCCGAGATCCGTACCTGCTCTGGGGGCTGGAAGATCCAGGCACAGATGCACCtggaccaccccccacccagccccaagCACCACACAGTCACCCGCATATTTAGATGCACTTATGGGCACAGCTCCAAATGgatccaccacacacacacacacacacacacacacacacacacacacacacacacacactctttggGCACTAGCAGACTCTCAAAGACAAGACCCATTATCTTGGGGCCCCTGTCCTCAGAGCCAGCCCTATTTCCCACAAGGGGAAATTAAAGCCcaagagaggggtgaggggccCAGGTGATCTCCCCTCtaagcccctccccacccccagtcctgaCACAGGGCCTCACCAGGATGTCCAGGCTCTCCCGGCGGCTCTGGGGGTCCACACGCTCCAAGGAGGGGGTCCCG is from Zalophus californianus isolate mZalCal1 chromosome 4, mZalCal1.pri.v2, whole genome shotgun sequence and encodes:
- the PLEKHG5 gene encoding pleckstrin homology domain-containing family G member 5 isoform X5, coding for MDDPRLVEEKGLRCQNPDCMDKGRAAKVCHHADCQQLHHRGPLNLCEACDSKFHNVMHYDGHVRFDLPPQGSVLARNVSTRSCPPRTSPAVDLEEEEESSMDGKGDRKSTGLKLSKKARRRHTDDPSKECFTLKFDLNVDIETEIVPAMKKKSLGEVLLPVFERKGIALGKVDIYLDQSNTPLSLTFEAYRFGGHYLRVKAKPGDEGKVEQGVKDSKCLSLPILRPARAGTPSLERVDPQSRRESLDILAPGRRRKNMSEFLGEMSIPGQEAPTPSGCSLPSGSSDSWKNRAASRFSGFFSSGPSASTYGREVDKMEQLEGKLHAYGLFGLPRLPRRLRFDHDSWEEEGDEEEEEDDACLRLEDSWRELIDGHEKLTRRQCHQQEAVWELLHTEASYIKKLRVITNLFLCCLLNLQESGLLCEVEAERLFSNIPEIARLHRGLWTSVMAPVLEKARRTRALLQPGDFLRGFKMFGSLFKPYIRYCMEEEGCMEYMRGLLRDNELFRAYVTWAEKHQQCQRLKLNDMLAKPHQRLTKYPLLLKSVLRKTDEPRAKEAVITMIDSVERFIHHVNACMRQRQERQRLAAVGSRIDAYEVVEGSNDEVDKLLKEFLHLDLTAPIPGASPEETRQLLLEGSLRMKEGKDSKMDVYCFLFTDLLLVTKAVKRAERTKVIRPPLLVDKIVCRELRDPGSFLLIYLNEFHSAVGAYTFQASGQALCRGWVDAIYNAQNQLQQLRAQEHPGGQQHLQSLEEEEDDDEEEEEEEEGGESSASATSSPTILRKSSTSLSSQHCASDGSTETLALVVVEPGEPLSSPEFEGGPFSSQSDETSVSTTASSVTPTSELLPLGSADGRSCSMDSAYGTLSPTSLQDFVTPAPMAEPVPRPPDLPQAPSPPPSPRLRRRTPVQLLPRLPHLLKSRSEASLLQLLSGTTTCGAPPAPSRSLSELCLAVTVPSTRTQGSPQEAGPSWVHRGTPSPGRGPVPLELEGRTSCLAGEPERPARRSKELPLGASPRVQPEHPPGISAQHRKLTLAQLYRIRTTLLLNSTLTAS
- the PLEKHG5 gene encoding pleckstrin homology domain-containing family G member 5 isoform X4; amino-acid sequence: MGTGPGVSGRRAASRPGPGLPCRAGGRPRDGEGQVCHHADCQQLHHRGPLNLCEACDSKFHNVMHYDGHVRFDLPPQGSVLARNVSTRSCPPRTSPAVDLEEEEESSMDGKGDRKSTGLKLSKKARRRHTDDPSKECFTLKFDLNVDIETEIVPAMKKKSLGEVLLPVFERKGIALGKVDIYLDQSNTPLSLTFEAYRFGGHYLRVKARAGTPSLERVDPQSRRESLDILAPGRRRKNMSEFLGEMSIPGQEAPTPSGCSLPSGSSDSWKNRAASRFSGFFSSGPSASTYGREVDKMEQLEGKLHAYGLFGLPRLPRRLRFDHDSWEEEGDEEEEEDDACLRLEDSWRELIDGHEKLTRRQCHQQEAVWELLHTEASYIKKLRVITNLFLCCLLNLQESGLLCEVEAERLFSNIPEIARLHRGLWTSVMAPVLEKARRTRALLQPGDFLRGFKMFGSLFKPYIRYCMEEEGCMEYMRGLLRDNELFRAYVTWAEKHQQCQRLKLNDMLAKPHQRLTKYPLLLKSVLRKTDEPRAKEAVITMIDSVERFIHHVNACMRQRQERQRLAAVGSRIDAYEVVEGSNDEVDKLLKEFLHLDLTAPIPGASPEETRQLLLEGSLRMKEGKDSKMDVYCFLFTDLLLVTKAVKRAERTKVIRPPLLVDKIVCRELRDPGSFLLIYLNEFHSAVGAYTFQASGQALCRGWVDAIYNAQNQLQQLRAQEHPGGQQHLQSLEEEEDDDEEEEEEEEGGESSASATSSPTILRKSSTSLSSQHCASDGSTETLALVVVEPGEPLSSPEFEGGPFSSQSDETSVSTTASSVTPTSELLPLGSADGRSCSMDSAYGTLSPTSLQDFVTPAPMAEPVPRPPDLPQAPSPPPSPRLRRRTPVQLLPRLPHLLKSRSEASLLQLLSGTTTCGAPPAPSRSLSELCLAVTVPSTRTQGSPQEAGPSWVHRGTPSPGRGPVPLELEGRTSCLAGEPERPARRSKELPLGASPRVQPEHPPGISAQHRKLTLAQLYRIRTTLLLNSTLTASEV
- the PLEKHG5 gene encoding pleckstrin homology domain-containing family G member 5 isoform X3, with product MDDPRLVEEKGLRCQNPDCMDKGRAAKVCHHADCQQLHHRGPLNLCEACDSKFHNVMHYDGHVRFDLPPQGSVLARNVSTRSCPPRTSPAVDLEEEEESSMDGKGDRKSTGLKLSKKARRRHTDDPSKECFTLKFDLNVDIETEIVPAMKKKSLGEVLLPVFERKGIALGKVDIYLDQSNTPLSLTFEAYRFGGHYLRVKAKPGDEGKVEQGVKDSKCLSLPILRPARAGTPSLERVDPQSRRESLDILAPGRRRKNMSEFLGEMSIPGQEAPTPSGCSLPSGSSDSWKNRAASRFSGFFSSGPSASTYGREVDKMEQLEGKLHAYGLFGLPRLPRRLRFDHDSWEEEGDEEEEEDDACLRLEDSWRELIDGHEKLTRRQCHQQEAVWELLHTEASYIKKLRVITNLFLCCLLNLQESGLLCEVEAERLFSNIPEIARLHRGLWTSVMAPVLEKARRTRALLQPGDFLRGFKMFGSLFKPYIRYCMEEEGCMEYMRGLLRDNELFRAYVTWAEKHQQCQRLKLNDMLAKPHQRLTKYPLLLKSVLRKTDEPRAKEAVITMIDSVERFIHHVNACMRQRQERQRLAAVGSRIDAYEVVEGSNDEVDKLLKEFLHLDLTAPIPGASPEETRQLLLEGSLRMKEGKDSKMDVYCFLFTDLLLVTKAVKRAERTKVIRPPLLVDKIVCRELRDPGSFLLIYLNEFHSAVGAYTFQASGQALCRGWVDAIYNAQNQLQQLRAQEHPGGQQHLQSLEEEEDDDEEEEEEEEGGESSASATSSPTILRKSSTSLSSQHCASDGSTETLALVVVEPGEPLSSPEFEGGPFSSQSDETSVSTTASSVTPTSELLPLGSADGRSCSMDSAYGTLSPTSLQDFVTPAPMAEPVPRPPDLPQAPSPPPSPRLRRRTPVQLLPRLPHLLKSRSEASLLQLLSGTTTCGAPPAPSRSLSELCLAVTVPSTRTQGSPQEAGPSWVHRGTPSPGRGPVPLELEGRTSCLAGEPERPARRSKELPLGASPRVQPEHPPGISAQHRKLTLAQLYRIRTTLLLNSTLTASEV
- the PLEKHG5 gene encoding pleckstrin homology domain-containing family G member 5 isoform X1 — translated: MGTGPGVSGRRAASRPGPGLPCRAGGRPRDGEGQVCHHADCQQLHHRGPLNLCEACDSKFHNVMHYDGHVRFDLPPQGSVLARNVSTRSCPPRTSPAVDLEEEEESSMDGKGDRKSTGLKLSKKARRRHTDDPSKECFTLKFDLNVDIETEIVPAMKKKSLGEVLLPVFERKGIALGKVDIYLDQSNTPLSLTFEAYRFGGHYLRVKAKPGDEGKVEQGVKDSKCLSLPILRPARAGTPSLERVDPQSRRESLDILAPGRRRKNMSEFLGEMSIPGQEAPTPSGCSLPSGSSDSWKNRAASRFSGFFSSGPSASTYGREVDKMEQLEGKLHAYGLFGLPRLPRRLRFDHDSWEEEGDEEEEEDDACLRLEDSWRELIDGHEKLTRRQCHQQEAVWELLHTEASYIKKLRVITNLFLCCLLNLQESGLLCEVEAERLFSNIPEIARLHRGLWTSVMAPVLEKARRTRALLQPGDFLRGFKMFGSLFKPYIRYCMEEEGCMEYMRGLLRDNELFRAYVTWAEKHQQCQRLKLNDMLAKPHQRLTKYPLLLKSVLRKTDEPRAKEAVITMIDSVERFIHHVNACMRQRQERQRLAAVGSRIDAYEVVEGSNDEVDKLLKEFLHLDLTAPIPGASPEETRQLLLEGSLRMKEGKDSKMDVYCFLFTDLLLVTKAVKRAERTKVIRPPLLVDKIVCRELRDPGSFLLIYLNEFHSAVGAYTFQASGQALCRGWVDAIYNAQNQLQQLRAQEHPGGQQHLQSLEEEEDDDEEEEEEEEGGESSASATSSPTILRKSSTSLSSQHCASDGSTETLALVVVEPGEPLSSPEFEGGPFSSQSDETSVSTTASSVTPTSELLPLGSADGRSCSMDSAYGTLSPTSLQDFVTPAPMAEPVPRPPDLPQAPSPPPSPRLRRRTPVQLLPRLPHLLKSRSEASLLQLLSGTTTCGAPPAPSRSLSELCLAVTVPSTRTQGSPQEAGPSWVHRGTPSPGRGPVPLELEGRTSCLAGEPERPARRSKELPLGASPRVQPEHPPGISAQHRKLTLAQLYRIRTTLLLNSTLTASEV
- the PLEKHG5 gene encoding pleckstrin homology domain-containing family G member 5 isoform X2 → MGTGPGVSGRRAASRPGPGLPCRAGGRPRDGEGQVCHHADCQQLHHRGPLNLCEACDSKFHNVMHYDGHVRFDLPPQGSVLARNVSTRSCPPRTSPAVDLEEEEESSMDGKGDRKSTGLKLSKKARRRHTDDPSKECFTLKFDLNVDIETEIVPAMKKKSLGEVLLPVFERKGIALGKVDIYLDQSNTPLSLTFEAYRFGGHYLRVKAKPGDEGKVEQGVKDSKCLSLPILRPARAGTPSLERVDPQSRRESLDILAPGRRRKNMSEFLGEMSIPGQEAPTPSGCSLPSGSSDSWKNRAASRFSGFFSSGPSASTYGREVDKMEQLEGKLHAYGLFGLPRLPRRLRFDHDSWEEEGDEEEEEDDACLRLEDSWRELIDGHEKLTRRQCHQQEAVWELLHTEASYIKKLRVITNLFLCCLLNLQESGLLCEVEAERLFSNIPEIARLHRGLWTSVMAPVLEKARRTRALLQPGDFLRGFKMFGSLFKPYIRYCMEEEGCMEYMRGLLRDNELFRAYVTWAEKHQQCQRLKLNDMLAKPHQRLTKYPLLLKSVLRKTDEPRAKEAVITMIDSVERFIHHVNACMRQRQERQRLAAVGSRIDAYEVVEGSNDEVDKLLKEFLHLDLTAPIPGASPEETRQLLLEGSLRMKEGKDSKMDVYCFLFTDLLLVTKAVKRAERTKVIRPPLLVDKIVCRELRDPGSFLLIYLNEFHSAVGAYTFQASGQALCRGWVDAIYNAQNQLQQLRAQEHPGGQQHLQSLEEEEDDDEEEEEEEEGGESSASATSSPTILRKSSTSLSSQHCASDGSTETLALVVVEPGEPLSSPEFEGGPFSSQSDETSVSTTASSVTPTSELLPLGSADGRSCSMDSAYGTLSPTSLQDFVTPAPMAEPVPRPPDLPQAPSPPPSPRLRRRTPVQLLPRLPHLLKSRSEASLLQLLSGTTTCGAPPAPSRSLSELCLAVTVPSTRTQGSPQEAGPSWVHRGTPSPGRGPVPLELEGRTSCLAGEPERPARRSKELPLGASPRVQPEHPPGISAQHRKLTLAQLYRIRTTLLLNSTLTAS